TTGGAAAAATTAAATATTCCTGTTTACAACATCTTTTGGTATGTTTTGAATCCGTTTATTATCATAGAACTAACGGGAAATCTCCATTTTGAAGGGGTGATGATTTTCTTTTTAGTTTGGAGTTTGTATTTACTTCATATAGGAAAATGGCAATTTGCTGCCATTACTTTAGGTTTATCCATTTCGGTAAAACTAATTCCTTTACTATTTCTGCCTTTGTTTTTTAAGAGGTTGGTAAAAAGCAAAGAGGTTTCGACTTCGCTTAACCAAAAAACAGATGACAAGATTACTTCGCCATTACCTCCTCCCAACAACGGATTAAGAAAACGAACCCAACTGATTGGTTTTTATAGCATAACACTACTTACAACCGTCTTATTATTTCTTCCTTTTTACTCAAAACAATTCATATATAATTATACAAAAACGGTTGGTTTATGGTTTCAGGATTTTGAATTTAATGCCAGTTTATACTATATAGCTAGAGAAATCGGTTACTTATTTAGAGGATATAATGAAATTGCTGTAATAGGTAAAATCATTCCTATTCTTGTTTTGCTATTTGTGTTGGGCATGACGTTTTTAAGGAAAAATAAAACCAGCGTTCAACTTATTTCGAGTATGCTTTTAGTCCTTTCGTTTTACTATTTTACGGCTACAACAGTACATCCTTGGTATGTAGCAACGCTTTTAATACTATCTATTTTTACCAATTACAAATTCCCTTTGGTTTGGAGTTTTACAATTATTCTGAGTTATCTAGCATATTTAAATACAAACAATACCGAAAATTTATGGATTATTGGATTGGAATATTTAGTGGTATATGCTGTTTTTATTTGGGAAGTTTTTCTAAAGAAAAAATTTAGTGATAAACATATCAATCACTTCAATAACAATTAAAATGATGATGATCCATTCTAATTTGCTACTTTCTCTATGATCCATAATGTCTTTAAAGAGGTCTAGATTCTCTTTAATGATTTCTATGCGATCGTGAATTAAGCGATACCTATCGGTTAAATCGAAAGTTTGTTTTAGCTCTAAATTTAGTTTGTTGAGCTGTTCGTTTTCCCAAGTAATTTGTGGTGAATCGAAAATGTAAAGATTTTCAGAAATCTTGTTTTTTATATTCAGAACCTTACCAATAAAACGTTTAAGTGCATAGCCTGAAATATCTAATTTCCCTTTATTTTCTAGATAGGTTGTATGCTTGTTGGTTTGAATTAATATGTCTTCTGTAATTTCCGAATAGCGATTCAATGCTACCGATTGGGATGTATTCAACATAACCAATCGTATCATTTCTTTATCTAAACTGGGTAAAATAACACTATCGAATTCAACTTTCAACGTATCTTGTTCTACCACAACTTCTACTACTTCCGATAGTTTATCAACAAAATAATCGTTACAAAAGGGTCTTATTTCTTTGAAGATTCCAGAAATGGCTTCAGCACTTAAATTAAAAAAACTTACGATACCGTATTGAAAAATATAAACAAAGGCATTATTGGAAACCTTATAAAAAAGTTCGTCACTATCATGAAACATTAAGTGCCATGATAAGTGACTTTTACTTTCTTTTATATTAATTGTGCTTGCTACTTGATAAGCAACCGTTGCGTACATTACTTTTTGAATATATCGGATGCATTTTTAAAACTCTTGAATTCCAACATATAATCGTTTGGGTCTTTTATAAAGAATGAAACGTGCTCTCCCGCTTTATCTTCCAAGAACCTTGCTTGGGTAACCAAGTCAAGCTTTTGGTCTTTAAGCCGTGCATAAATTTGCTCCCAATCTTTTAAATCAATAATAACCCCAAAATGAAACGAGGGCAATATTTTACCTTCAAATACATAATTAGGACTGTTAAAGCTAAATTTTTCGGCTTTTATAAATGTTATTTGATTGCCAAACAAATTTATATCCACCCAACTTTGTGTTTTCCTTCCTGAGGAAGCGCCAATATTATCTACGTAAAAGCTTTCTGTAGCTTTTACGCTTAAGCATGGCAACGACATATGAAATGATGCGCCCATAATATAACTAGGATTAAAGAGGTTTTAAACTTTCAACTCTGTAAATTACAAAATCTTCGTCATCATCTTCAAAATCTTCAACAAAAGTTATCCTAAAACTTTTATCGATATAGCTTTTGTCGTTCTTTAAATCATATTGTTTTAATACTCTAGGATGCACTTCCTCGAATACTAACTCTTCCCCATTTTCAAACCAAAACGTAAAATAACCGTTTTTGTAAGACTTAAAAACAGCTGTTCTCATAAAACAATTTATTTACTATGAATTAATCTAATCAATATCATCATCTTCATCATCCTCCTCATCGTAATCTGAATCGGCATCATCATCGTCTTCACTATCGTCATCGTCATCCTCCAATTTAGGTTTTTTAACTACGTCATCATCGTCGTCGTCATCTAAATTTGCATCAGCATCGTCAACTTTAACTTCTTCAAAATCATCATCAGCAACATCAGCATCGTCATCGCCGAAGTCTTCCATTGCTTGTACCAGTCGTTTCCCTACTTTTACTAAATAAATAGTATCATCTGTACGAACTTCTACTGCTTCAATGATTTCGTTTTGGGCATTTCTAAAAGAAATAATATCTGTTTCATCGTATCCATCGGGAAACTTTTCAACAAGAAGATTTAATATATCTTCATTTAATTTTTTGTAATCTACAATTTTGCGTAACATTTTTATTTGAGTTGGGTTATTGGTCTAACAAATATGCAAAAATTAATGGAGCAACAATAGTTGCATCGCTTTCTATTATATATTTTGGGGTATCTATATCTAATTTACCCCACGTTATTTTTTCGTTTGGTACGGCGCCGGAGTACGAACCATAGCTGGTTGTTGAGTCACTTATTTGGCAAAAATAACTCCAAAAAGGGATGTCGTGCATTTCCATATCTTGGTAAAGCATTGGCACTACACATATTGGAAAATCGCCAGCTATACCACCTCCAATTTGGAAAAAACCAACGCCTTTTCCACCTGAATTTTTCGGATACCAATCGGCTAACCACATCATGTATTCAATACCACTTTTGGTAGTTGACGCTTTTAATTCACCTTTAATACAGTAAGATGCAAAAATATTGCCCATGGTGCTGTCTTCCCAACCTGGAACTACAATTGGTAAGTTTTTTTCGGCTGCGGCAACCATCCAAGAATCTTTAGGGTCGATCTCGTAATATTGTTTTAAAACGCCGGAGTTTATCATTTGATACATAAATTCATGTGGAAAGTAGCGTTCCCCCGATTTGTCTGCTTTATTCCAAATATCAAACAAATGGGATTGTAAACGCCTAAACGCTTCTTCTTCTGGAATACACGTATCGGTAACGCGGTTATAATGGTTTTCCAATAAATCCCATTCTTCTTGTGGTGATAAATCTCTATAATTTGGGACTCTTTTATATGAATTATGAGCAACCAAATTCATAATATCTTCTTCAAGATTTGCACCTGTACAAGAAATAATATGAATTTTATCTTGACGTATCATTTCTGCCAACGATTTGCCTAGCTCTGCGGTACTCATCGCTCCAGCTAGGGTTACCATCATTTTCCCGTCTTCTAACAAATGCGTTTCGTAACCTTTTGCGGCATCGACTAAAGCAGCAGCATTAAAATGTAAATAATTTTTTTCTATGAATTGTGATATGGGTCCTTTAGTACTCATCGTCATCGTTAAATTTTGAAGCGTTATTTTTTTGTTTTGTATTATCGTAGGTATTATCGTAATCGTCGCCGACCTCTTGGCCCATAAATTTATAACTTAACATTTTATAATACAATTTTGCTGCTAAAAAATCGGAAGCTTTTTGTTTTACACTTGGGTACAAATCAACAATATCAAAGCCAACCACATTTTTTTCTGCAAAAACTTGCTTTAAGAAATCTAAAGTTTCATACCAGAATAAACCACCTGGTAAAGGTGAGCAGGTATTTGGCATGATGGAAATATCCAAACCACTTAGACTAAAATTAATAAATACATTATCTGTCATTTGGTCTATGGCAGAATCTATCCATGTATCATCAACCGCCATTTCGTGTGCAAAATAGGTTTTATCGATATCGGCTATTGTTTTTTCTTTCGCGCTCATAGAGCGAATACCCACTTGTATTAAATTGGTTGTTTGGCTGGCTTCATACAGCGCGCAGGCATTATTAACAGAAGATCCGTCATGGCTTTTTTGCAAATGGGAGTGCGCACCAATGTGCAATACCGTTAGACTTGGAAACATGTCGTTAAAAGCTCGAATGGTTCCTATAGAAACTGCATGTTCACCGCCAAAAATGGTTACGAACTTATTCTTCTTGATGTATTTTTTTGTGGTTTGATGAACAGCTTCCACTAACACTTCAGGTGTGGCATTCTCTTCAACCGGATCTACTAAATAAACACCTTGTTGGTAAACTTCCGTATCTGTTTCTATATCGTAAAGTTCCATGTTATTTGAAGCATTTAAAAACGCTTCTGGTCCTTTGTCTGCTCCTTTTTGTACTGTACTTGTTCCATCATAAGGCACAGGAATTAAAACTATTTTTGATTGTTCTAATTTTGAAAACTCTTCTGGAACTCCTGCATATGTGTTATTTGTCATAACCTAAAATTTTAAGTAAGTCTTCACTTTTTTGTTGTTCACTGAATAATTCTGTTGTGATGTTTCCATCAGCATCTCTATCTATTAAAATATGTTTTGGCGATGGTATTAAGCAATGTTGTAAACCACCGTATCCGCCAATAGTTTCTTGATAAGCTCCTGTATTGAAAAACCCAATGTACAATGGTTTTTCTTTATTATATTTTGGCAAATATATAGCATTCATGTGCTGTTCGCTATTATAATAATCGTCGCTATCGCAAGTCAATCCACCTAACAAAACACGTTCGTAACTTTCGTGCCATCTATTAATAGGCAACATTACAAAACGTTTGTTAATGGCCCAAGTATCTGGCAAAGTAGTAATGAAAGAGGAGTTTATCATATTCCATTTTTCACGGTCGTTTTGTTGTTTTTGATACAAAACTTCATAAATAGCACCGCCACTTTCACCAACTGTAAAACTTCCAAATTCCGTAAAAATATGAGGCACTTCAACTTCTTCTTCTTCACAAACCAATTTTATTTGATTAATGATTTCTCCAACAATATATTCATAATCAAAATCGAAAGCCAAGGAGTTCTTAATAGGGAAACCACCGCCAATATTCAAACTATCTAAGCTAGGGCAAATACGCTTTAAGCTGGTATATACTTTTAAACATTTTGTTAACTCGTTCCAATAATATGCATTGTCTCGAATGCCAGTATTAATGAAAAAATGAAGCATTTTAAGTTTCACTTTTTTGTTTTCTTTAATTTGGCTTCTGTAAAAAGGCAAAATATTTTTATAGCCAATACCTAAACGCGAGGTATAAAATTCGAATTTAGGCTCTTCCTCAGAAGCGATACGGATACCAATATTGAATTTTCCTTTAATTTCTTTTGACAACAAATCAATTTCTTCGTAGTTATCAATAATTGGGATACAATTTTTGTGCCCGTTATTAATTAGCCTAGCTAAGTTAGAAATGTATTGATCTCTTTTAAAACCGTTACTAATTACATAGGTTTTATCGGTTATCTTTCCTTCAGCTTTTAAGCTTTCAACAATATCAATATCAAAAGCAGACGATGTTTCTATATGTATATCGTTTTTTAAAGCTTCATCAAGCACATGCTTAAAATGAGAGCTTTTGGTACAATAGCAATAACTGTATTTACCTTTATACTTATTAGCTTTAATGGCCTTATCAAACCATCCTTTAGCTCTATTTATATTGTTTGAAATTTGTGGTAAGTACGTAAACTTTAAAGGTGCACCATATGTTTCAACTAAACCTATAAGGTCTATACCATGGAACTGTAGATGTTTATCGTTTAGATCAAATTCTTCTTGTGGAAAATAAAAAGATTGATTTATTAAATCAATGTATTTGGTGTTCATTCTTTATTTTTTGATATAATAGTTTGGTATTAATTTTTTAAAGTTAAGAAACATTCGTTTCTAATCAAATAATATTTACCTATTAATCAAATTCGAATTGGACTATGTGTCATTGGAACAAAGCCATGCATATGCTGGTTAGCAACAATAGTATACACAGAAGTTAGCTTTAAAATTCGGTTACTTTTTCTATAAGCTGCTTTTGAAAATAACTTCTCAAATTTCAAAAACCCGAACATATAAACACGTTTCAATTTGTTCAGCAATTACATTACAAATGAAATATAAAAAATTTAATTTTATAGCGATTTGGATATTTTTTTTAGATTTTTTTTGAAATGGATTTTGGGCGTTCCCCACAAGAGGTTAGGCTTGAAGCTTATCTTGAGTAAGTCATAAGGTTACAATCTTTTTTATCGTGCCTCACAAAACGAATTCCCACTCCAAATGCGAAACATTGACAAATTCAATTATTCAAAAACATTAAGTAATGAAAATCCGTAATGCAAAAACCAAGTGAATCTAAAGCATTTTCAGGTTGTTTAATTCCTGTTCGGTAAGATGCTTCCAATGTCCACGCGGAATGTCTTTTTTGGTAAGTGGGCCTATGGCAACGCAATCCAAATTAACGATTTCATATTTAAAATAATCAAAAATAGTACGGATTAATGTGTTGCCTGTATTTTTAATTTTTAAACCTATTTCATTTTTCGATGCCCCGTCAATATAACTAATCTCCTCAACAGCAATAAGCTTGCCTTCTATTTTAAAGCCAGCTTGAATCGCTTTTAAGTCTTCAAGTTTTAAATTTTTGTCTAATTCTATATGAAATAAACGAGGCACCCCATTTTTAGAATTGGTGAATTTTGCAGCAATGACATCATCGTTTGTAAACAATAACAATCCTTTTGAGTTCCTGCCCAAACGTCCAATAGGTTTTATTCTAGATGCTGTGGCATTAGCAACTAGATCCATAACCGTTCTACCTTTGCCTTCACTGGTTGTGGTTGCAAATCCTTTAGGTTTGTTAAGTAAAACGTATGCTTTTTTCTCTGGATTAATACGGGCACCATCATAACGTACTTCGTCTTCAAGCTTCACTTTATACCCCATTTCCGTAATTACCTTACCATTAACCGTTACTAAACCGGTAGCAATATGTACATCAGCTTCTCTACGAGAGCACATACCAGAATTAGCAACATATTTATTCAATCTAATCTCGTCTGGATTTGATGGTTTTTTAGATGGTGGATTTACATTTTTCACAGGTGCGTTTCCTCTGGCAAAACTTTTACTTTTTGAATTACTCCCACCTCTGCTTGCATTTTTTCCATTTCCGTTTTGCTGTCCTCTACCTGAAGGTTTCCCTTTTCCACTTGTTCCTTGTGTCCTACTCATCACTTTAATTTTTTGCAAAGATACTTTTAAAATTTACGATTTACGATTTTTGGTTTACGATTTTATAAAATCCTGTTAAGCAACAAATTAACATCTATTAATAAAATACTAAAAACACCCAAAACAATAATAAATTTTAAAATACTGTGACCTAGCAAGTAGTGTAATTTGGTTTTGGATTTCCATAGTAATACTAAAAACACCAATAACAGTACAATACTTAAGTAAAAATATATGTACATGTAACCAATTTCAAATTTAAATAGTAAAAGATAAGTGGGAATTAGCGTTAATATAGCCAATACCGTAAGCATGCGTTTTGAAACCACTTCCCCATAAACAACGGGAATGGTGTGGTAATTTTGCGTTAAATCGCCTGTAATATTTTCTAAATCTTTGGTGAGTTCTCGCATCGAAATAAGCAAAAACAAGAAAATGGCATGTACAAAAATGACGGTTTCGAAATTTTTGTAATACATAAAAATGGCAAAAAATGGCATGATGGTTAAAATAGCTGATGTTAAATTACCAATAAAAGGCAGCTTTTTTAATTTATGTGAATAAAACCAAATAGCAAAAATATAAATGGAAAAGAAAACTACGGCTCTAAAAGACACATAGCTCGCCATGATGACCGCTAAAAAATTTAAAACAAAATAAAAAGATAGCTTCGTGTTTTGACTTACCAGCTTATCTAATTTAGATTTAATAGGGCGATTAATTAAATCTTTCTCAGAATCATAAAAATTATTTATAATATAACCTCCTGCAATAGTAGTTGCAGATGCCAAAACCAACAAAAACAAATTAACATCCAAAACCACTTGTCTTAATGGTTTATCATGTGCCAAAATATAAATAGATGCTAAATATTGCGCTATTATTATAACAAGAATATTATAACCTCTAATTACAGAAAACATGCTAAAAAACTTAAGTAGTATGTGCTTTTGTTTTCTGTTAAGCATAAAATATTTATCAGGAATTCTTCGACAAACTCAGAATATAAGCCAATTAAAAATTATAAACCACTTCTAGTTTATAATCCTTTAACGCATGTTTTGCCTTATGTATATCTTCAGTAAATCCTAAGATATAACCGCCACCACCAGAACCACAAAGCTTTAAATAGTATTCGTTGGTTTCAATGCCTTTTTTCCAAAGTTCATGAAATTGAACAGGAATCATCGGTTTAAAATTATTTAACACGACTTTAGATAATCGCTTCGTGTTTTTAAACAACGATTTTATATCACCTTTCAAGAAATCATCCACACAAGCATCGGTATGTTTTATAAACTGGTCTTTAAGCATATTACGAAACCCTTCTTGCTTCATATTCTCCATAAAAATACTAACCATTGGAGCCGTTTCCCCAATAATACCACTATCCAATAAAAACACCGCGCCTTTTCCATCTACTTTTTGTGAAGGAATGCCAGTAGCTTCAATATTATCTTTTGAATTTATAAGAATTGGAATACTCAAATAGCTATTTAAAGGATCTAAACCAGACGACTTACCATGGAAAAAAGATTCCATTTCAGAAAAAATGGACTTTAAAGTCAATAATTTTTCACGCGTTAAATTCTCTAAAACCGTTATCTTGTTATGTGCATAATTATAGTAAATAGCTGCAACTAGGGCGCCACTACTACCTACACCATACCCTTGTGGAATGGACGAATCGAAATACATACCCGCATCTACATCACTCTTTAAAGCATCCATATCGAAAGTTACCAATTCAGGATTGATCTTTTCTAAATAGGCAACAAAACGTTTTAAGTTTTCGTTAGATTTTAAAGTAGCTTCCGACGGGTTTTTGTCTGTTTTTAAAGCACCGTTATAAAAATTATAAGGAATTGATAATCCTTTAGAATCTTTAATGATTCCGTACTCGCCAAAGAGTAGAATTTTAGAGTAAAATAATGGTCCTTTCACTTAATTTAATTAAAAATTAATATTATGAAGTGGTTTAAACTTTTTCCAATTGGCTAAAAAATCGCCCTTTGTTGCCCACTCTACGTCTTTTTATCTTTCCGTAGCGATGCTATGCAACTCTAAAAAGGCTTCGATTGGACAAAAAACGACTGATTTTCGCTTCAATCGAAAAAGTTTAAACCACTTCAATGCAAAGTTAATAATTATTCTTTAGATGATTTTACAATACTAACTAATAATCTCAACATTTCCTGAGATTTAGGTTTAAATGCATCAAATTCTGTTTTAGTTAGAAAATTTGTAGCAAATAATAAATCAATCCAATAATCTGTTTCATTTGCTTCTTTTAAACTTATTGATATTTTATTGATAAAATCCGCCTTACTTTGTGCAAATTCAGCTTCCCTAATGTTAGCCCCTATTGAAGTTCCTGATTTTAAGAGTTGCCTAGACATTACGTATTCTTTCTTGTTGTTCGCTAGATCTTTATAAAGACTTACAATTTCAACTGCAAAAGCAAAACTCTTTTCTTTAATTATATTTTCTTTCATAATGAATAATATTAAAGCTAAAAATAAGCCTTTAATTATTCATTTTTACTTAATTAATTTTTAATTAATTTCGCTCCAAAACCAATTTGGTCGCAAATATAATGCCCGTTTTGACAATATGCAACCAATTCATTTTTAATGAATTTCAAAATTTCTGATGATTCTTTCTTTGGATATAACACATGTACGTTTGCTCCAGCATCTAAAGTAAAACTGATATGTAAACCGGTTTCTTGTCTAAACTCCCATATTTTATTAATAATCTTCAAGGTGTTTGGTTTCATTAAAATAAAATAAGGCATACTGGCCATCATCATAGCATGCAGTGTTAATGCTTCACTTTCAATTAAAGCTATAAAATCGTTTAAATCTCCAGATTCTAAAATGGGTTTTAACTTTTCAAGATTATCATGTGCTTGTTGAAACCTGTTTTTTGCATAAGGGTGGTTGTACATTAAATTATGTCCAACCGTACTGCTTACTTGCTTCTCCCCTTTATCAACCAATAAAATGGTGTCTTGGTACGCTTTAAAATTTTCATGAACCTGATAAGGATATTTTACCCCGAATAAATCACTGCTTCCTTCAATCGCATCGGTTTGTCCCCAAACAATTAAATCGCCTTCAATACTTCTACAGGCAGACCCGGAGCCTAAACGTGCTAAAAAGGATGCTTTTTGATTGAAATAATTTTCATCCACAGGCCTTTCGACTGTGCTCAAGGTGGCATCTGCTTGAATTAATTGTTTTTCAACACTCATTAAGCACAACGCCAATGCGCTCATACCACTTGCCGATGATGCAATTCCTGAACTATGAGGAAAAGTGTTTTTCGTTTCTATTTTGAATTTATAATATCTTAAAAAAGGTAAATAAACTTCAATACGCTCAAAAAAAGTTTGGATTTTTGGTTTGAAATCATCTTTCTTTTCACCATCTAAATACACATCAAATTCAAAATCAAAAGCATTTTCTTTTTTTGAAAAAGTGAGCGTTGTAATCGTTTTACAATTATTTAGTGTAAAACTTATGGATGGGTTTTCAGGGATTTGGTCTTTCTTTTTTCCCCAATATTTTACCAACGCAATGTTACTGGGCGATTCCCAAGTTACCTTTCCGCTTTCAACCGTTTTTGAATATGCTTTAGGAATAAATTGTTGTTCAGTCATTCTAATTTAAATCTGAAGACAAAGATAATAGTTTTACCATGGTTTTGTAGTTTCTTGCGGTTCCAGTAACTTTTAACTTGCGTTCATAGGTATTCATATTAAACTTTGTTCGTCCGTAACCTGTTGAGGAATAAAAATAAAGACAGTCATTTTTAATGACAACTTCTTCATTTTCATAAATCATTTCTTGAGTTTTTTCAATTAAATGTTCATCAGGAATGTTACTTAAAAGTATAAAATAACAGTGCTCTTTCTTTTCTTCTGAAAAAGGACACCTATCAAAAATTGCTTGTAACTCATTATTGGTTTTTACTATGACTGAAACTTCAAAACCAAAATGACTATGTATAAGTTTTTGAATTTCTGTTTCTAATTCGGACGCCTTTTTTGAAGATTGAAAAATAATATTCCCACTCTGAATATAAGTTTGAACGTTTTGAAAACCTGCATTTGTTAACAAATCACGTAATTCTGACATGGGCACTTTTTTGTGTCCACCAACATTGATACCTCTTAAAAGTGCGATGTAAGTTGGCATTATTAGAAATCTTGATTTTGGTTGAGAATTCTTAAAATAACAATGCGCTCATGGTAAATTGTATAGTGAATTGAAAAATTGAAATGTTCTAAATTTACAATTCTCACATTTTTATATCGTAATTGAAATGCTTTGGGCATCAAACAAATGACACGTAAATGATTGAACAAATCATCCATAAAAGATGTTTCCTTGTTATATAATTTGAAATAGCACATTGCTCTATAAAGTTCTTTATCTGCTTCTTTGGAAATTTCATAATTCACGCCCATAACGTTTTAAAACTTCTGTAATTGGCATGGTTTCCAATGTTCCATTTTCCATTCTATTCAACATATCATCCATCATTTTTTTGTATTCTTCGGATGGTTCGCTGTAACGCATTGCCGTATCTTCCAAAGTATATTCAATATAATTTTTTAGTGAGCGTTTTTGTAGTTTCGCTTGATTTTCAAGAATTTCAATAGCTTTATCATCTAACTCTATTAATTTTTTTGTTTTTCCCATGATGTAAAAAAGTGTATATATCAAATATATACATTAAATATATATTATGCAATATAAAAATTATTCTGAAATTGATCTAGCAGCAATATATGCCCCTGTCCATGCATTTTGAAAATTAAAACCTCCTGTTATGGCATCTACATTAATCACTTCGCCTGCAAAATAAAGGTTCTTATGAAGTTTACTTTCATAGGTTTTAAAATTAATTTCTTTTAATTCGACGCCACCAGCAGTAACAAATTCTTCTTTAAACGTGCTTTTTCCATCCACCTGAAAAATGGCTTGCGTAAGTTGTGATGCTAAACTTTCTAACTGGCTTTTATTTAAATCTGCCCAACGGGTTTCTTGATTCATATTAGACGCCAATACCAATTTTTGCCACAAACGTTTAGGCAAGTCAAACTGAGTTGATTTGAGCACTGTTTTTTTGGCTAAATCGTGTTTTAGTGTTTTTAAAATATCTAAACAATCTTCAAACGTTTGTTTTATAAAATTAACTTCAATTTGAAATTTATAGTCTCGTTTTGCTAATTCTATAGCGCCAAAAGCTGATAATTTTAAAATGGCTGGTGCGCTCATTCCAACATGCGTAATAAGTAATGGTCCATCACTCCATAAATCGGTTCCTAAAACTTTAACCTCGACATTTTGAACTACAACTCCGGGAATACCCTTGATACGTTCGTCTTTAATATCAAATGTAAATAATGAAGGAACAGGTTGTGAAATACTATGACCCAAGCTTTCTAAAAGATTCCAGATTTTAGGATTACTTCCTGTTGCTATTAATAATTTTTTGCAAGAAAAAATAATGTCTTTTGTTGAAATTTCAAAACCATTTGACTGCACTTCGACAAGCTCAGTGTGACACGTTCGAGGAGAGATTGTAGTCACACTTTGATTATATAAAACCTCAACCTTATGTTTTTTGGCTTCATTTAAAAAACAGTCAATAATCGTTTGTGACGTATTTGACACTGGAAACATTCTACCATCTTCTTCAATCTTCAATGCAACGCCTCGTTTTTCAAACCATTCAATGGTATCGCCCGTCATAAATTGATGAAAAGGCCCTAGCAATTCCTTTTCGCCACGTGGATAATTTTTTATGAGTTCTTGGGGAATAAATTCGGCATGCGTTACATTACATCTTCCACCTCCAGATACTTTCACCTTTTGCAAGCCTTCTTTCCCGCGTTCAAGAATCGCTACTTTTAAAAGTGGATTTTGTTCTGCAATGTTAATAGCTGCAAAAAAACCTGCAGCTCCACCACCAACAATAATCACATCTTTTTCAATCATAGTCTCTCAGGGAAGTCTGAAATAATACCATCTACCCCATAAGATTTTATTCGTTTTATGGGTTTTAAGTTGTTTACCGTAAAAGTGAATACTTTAAAATCTTCCTTTAATTTTTCGACAATCTCTTGGGTCAACATGGTGTAATCGGGATGAATGGAAACCGCATTTATAGTTTTTGCAAAATTTACAGCTTCATCCAAATTAGTATCGGTAATCACTCCTAAAGGAATATTTGGGTTTACTTTA
This genomic window from Mariniflexile sp. TRM1-10 contains:
- a CDS encoding mannosyltransferase, which encodes MPLNLSALKRNNIPLLLAISCVLFYFAFAYNLVRTDYIKLIMLYAALFFLFYKLVHLLKSQIAFLTWLAFIFRAIFILAIPNLSQDFYRFIWDGRMLLEGFNPYLHTVESFMSMGKFPIAQAQELYNGMGELNASHFTNYPPLNQLCFVIAGLFAGKSILGSVVVMRLLIIAADFGTLFFGKKLLEKLNIPVYNIFWYVLNPFIIIELTGNLHFEGVMIFFLVWSLYLLHIGKWQFAAITLGLSISVKLIPLLFLPLFFKRLVKSKEVSTSLNQKTDDKITSPLPPPNNGLRKRTQLIGFYSITLLTTVLLFLPFYSKQFIYNYTKTVGLWFQDFEFNASLYYIAREIGYLFRGYNEIAVIGKIIPILVLLFVLGMTFLRKNKTSVQLISSMLLVLSFYYFTATTVHPWYVATLLILSIFTNYKFPLVWSFTIILSYLAYLNTNNTENLWIIGLEYLVVYAVFIWEVFLKKKFSDKHINHFNNN
- a CDS encoding RMD1 family protein, translating into MYATVAYQVASTINIKESKSHLSWHLMFHDSDELFYKVSNNAFVYIFQYGIVSFFNLSAEAISGIFKEIRPFCNDYFVDKLSEVVEVVVEQDTLKVEFDSVILPSLDKEMIRLVMLNTSQSVALNRYSEITEDILIQTNKHTTYLENKGKLDISGYALKRFIGKVLNIKNKISENLYIFDSPQITWENEQLNKLNLELKQTFDLTDRYRLIHDRIEIIKENLDLFKDIMDHRESSKLEWIIIILIVIEVIDMFITKFFL
- a CDS encoding VOC family protein; protein product: MGASFHMSLPCLSVKATESFYVDNIGASSGRKTQSWVDINLFGNQITFIKAEKFSFNSPNYVFEGKILPSFHFGVIIDLKDWEQIYARLKDQKLDLVTQARFLEDKAGEHVSFFIKDPNDYMLEFKSFKNASDIFKK
- a CDS encoding DNA primase, with amino-acid sequence MLRKIVDYKKLNEDILNLLVEKFPDGYDETDIISFRNAQNEIIEAVEVRTDDTIYLVKVGKRLVQAMEDFGDDDADVADDDFEEVKVDDADANLDDDDDDDVVKKPKLEDDDDDSEDDDDADSDYDEEDDEDDDID
- a CDS encoding deoxyhypusine synthase family protein encodes the protein MSTKGPISQFIEKNYLHFNAAALVDAAKGYETHLLEDGKMMVTLAGAMSTAELGKSLAEMIRQDKIHIISCTGANLEEDIMNLVAHNSYKRVPNYRDLSPQEEWDLLENHYNRVTDTCIPEEEAFRRLQSHLFDIWNKADKSGERYFPHEFMYQMINSGVLKQYYEIDPKDSWMVAAAEKNLPIVVPGWEDSTMGNIFASYCIKGELKASTTKSGIEYMMWLADWYPKNSGGKGVGFFQIGGGIAGDFPICVVPMLYQDMEMHDIPFWSYFCQISDSTTSYGSYSGAVPNEKITWGKLDIDTPKYIIESDATIVAPLIFAYLLDQ
- the speB gene encoding agmatinase, with protein sequence MTNNTYAGVPEEFSKLEQSKIVLIPVPYDGTSTVQKGADKGPEAFLNASNNMELYDIETDTEVYQQGVYLVDPVEENATPEVLVEAVHQTTKKYIKKNKFVTIFGGEHAVSIGTIRAFNDMFPSLTVLHIGAHSHLQKSHDGSSVNNACALYEASQTTNLIQVGIRSMSAKEKTIADIDKTYFAHEMAVDDTWIDSAIDQMTDNVFINFSLSGLDISIMPNTCSPLPGGLFWYETLDFLKQVFAEKNVVGFDIVDLYPSVKQKASDFLAAKLYYKMLSYKFMGQEVGDDYDNTYDNTKQKNNASKFNDDDEY
- a CDS encoding type III PLP-dependent enzyme domain-containing protein yields the protein MNTKYIDLINQSFYFPQEEFDLNDKHLQFHGIDLIGLVETYGAPLKFTYLPQISNNINRAKGWFDKAIKANKYKGKYSYCYCTKSSHFKHVLDEALKNDIHIETSSAFDIDIVESLKAEGKITDKTYVISNGFKRDQYISNLARLINNGHKNCIPIIDNYEEIDLLSKEIKGKFNIGIRIASEEEPKFEFYTSRLGIGYKNILPFYRSQIKENKKVKLKMLHFFINTGIRDNAYYWNELTKCLKVYTSLKRICPSLDSLNIGGGFPIKNSLAFDFDYEYIVGEIINQIKLVCEEEEVEVPHIFTEFGSFTVGESGGAIYEVLYQKQQNDREKWNMINSSFITTLPDTWAINKRFVMLPINRWHESYERVLLGGLTCDSDDYYNSEQHMNAIYLPKYNKEKPLYIGFFNTGAYQETIGGYGGLQHCLIPSPKHILIDRDADGNITTELFSEQQKSEDLLKILGYDK